One Corallococcus exiguus DNA segment encodes these proteins:
- a CDS encoding acyl-CoA dehydrogenase family protein, with the protein MTTARPRWSTDDVEQVRTLAATYFTKEVLPNLPKHVEQGYPDKALYRRAGELGLLCMSIPEAYGGVGGTFAHEAVLIEEQIRAGDPSMGFPVHCAIVAHYLLAYASEAQKEKWLPRLASGEWVGAIAMTEPGTGSDLQAISTRAVREGDFYRVSGAKTFISNGHVCDFIIIVVRTGQPGHAGISLLCAEVSDTTPGFQRGRILDKLGGKGQDTTELFFDDLRVPAVNLLGGEEGRGFAQLMQQLPQERLTTAIIAVASLERAVQLTVDYTKQRHVFGKPLFALQNTRFELAECATLQRVCRTFVDDCVASHLEGRLDVTTAAMAKYWVSDQACLVVDRCLQLFGGYGYMKEYPIAHLFADTRVLRIFAGANEVMKELVARSL; encoded by the coding sequence ATGACGACGGCACGTCCCCGGTGGAGCACGGATGACGTCGAGCAGGTGCGCACGCTCGCGGCCACCTACTTCACGAAGGAGGTCCTCCCCAACCTGCCCAAGCACGTGGAGCAGGGCTACCCGGACAAGGCGCTCTACCGCCGCGCCGGAGAGCTGGGCCTCCTGTGCATGTCCATCCCGGAGGCCTACGGCGGCGTGGGCGGCACGTTCGCGCACGAGGCGGTCCTCATCGAGGAGCAGATCCGCGCCGGGGACCCATCCATGGGCTTCCCCGTCCACTGCGCCATCGTCGCGCACTACCTGCTCGCCTACGCGTCGGAGGCCCAGAAGGAGAAATGGCTGCCCCGTCTGGCCAGCGGCGAGTGGGTGGGCGCCATCGCCATGACCGAGCCGGGGACGGGCTCCGACCTCCAGGCCATCTCCACCCGCGCGGTGCGTGAAGGCGACTTCTACCGGGTGAGCGGCGCGAAGACGTTCATCTCCAACGGCCACGTGTGCGACTTCATCATCATCGTCGTGCGCACCGGGCAGCCGGGCCACGCGGGCATCTCCCTCTTGTGCGCGGAGGTCTCCGACACGACGCCCGGCTTCCAGCGCGGCCGCATCCTCGACAAGCTGGGGGGCAAGGGACAGGACACCACCGAGCTCTTCTTCGACGACCTGCGCGTCCCCGCCGTCAACCTGCTGGGAGGCGAGGAGGGCCGGGGCTTCGCCCAGCTCATGCAGCAGCTGCCCCAGGAGCGGCTGACCACGGCCATCATCGCGGTGGCGAGCCTGGAGCGCGCGGTCCAGCTCACGGTCGATTACACGAAGCAGCGCCACGTCTTCGGCAAGCCGCTCTTCGCCCTGCAGAACACGCGCTTCGAGCTGGCGGAGTGCGCCACCCTCCAGCGGGTCTGCCGCACCTTCGTGGATGACTGCGTCGCGTCCCACCTGGAAGGCAGACTCGATGTGACAACGGCGGCCATGGCGAAATACTGGGTGTCCGACCAGGCCTGCCTGGTAGTGGACCGCTGCCTCCAGCTGTTCGGCGGGTACGGGTATATGAAGGAATACCCCATCGCCCATCTGTTCGCGGACACCCGCGTCCTGCGAATCTTCGCCGGCGCGAACGAGGTCATGAAGGAGCTCGTCGCCCGGTCCCTGTAG
- a CDS encoding acyl-CoA dehydrogenase family protein, translating to MHVRTPEQASFADAIDAFCRARTGTRAQRDALTHNGTEAHAPGLYAQMAELGWLGVGIPTEYGGSGGGMSDMCLFAERTAYGLAPVGGYITTAVAAGPYAKFGTPVQKETILGGIARGRVEAISISEPGAGSDAAAITCRAVRTHGGFVVNGQKTWCSNAHFADHVLLVARTNSVGSRHEGLTMFCVSAGTPGMEIRGIPTMGGKEVNDVFFTDCFLPESSVVGLVDQAWPQLMAGLNSERLLLAASMLGRGRRAFDDAVAYVKERKQFGRAVGSFQALKHRIADLATELDCCELLVYRVAAMADEHPDRMLPREASMAKLKTTETAKRVALEGMQMMGGYGYATEYDMESHLRATVISTVYGGTSEIQRDIIGKTFGL from the coding sequence ATGCATGTGAGAACCCCGGAGCAAGCCTCGTTCGCGGATGCCATCGACGCGTTCTGCCGCGCCAGGACGGGCACGCGCGCGCAGCGGGACGCGCTGACCCATAACGGCACGGAGGCCCACGCCCCCGGCCTCTACGCCCAAATGGCCGAGCTGGGCTGGCTGGGCGTGGGCATCCCCACGGAGTACGGCGGCTCCGGCGGAGGCATGTCCGACATGTGCCTCTTCGCGGAGCGGACCGCGTACGGGCTCGCGCCGGTAGGCGGCTACATCACCACCGCGGTGGCGGCAGGCCCCTACGCGAAGTTCGGGACCCCGGTGCAGAAGGAGACAATCCTCGGAGGCATCGCACGCGGCCGGGTGGAGGCCATCTCCATCTCCGAACCCGGGGCCGGCTCGGACGCCGCAGCCATCACCTGCCGCGCGGTCCGGACGCACGGGGGCTTCGTGGTCAACGGACAGAAGACCTGGTGCTCCAACGCGCACTTCGCGGACCACGTGCTGCTCGTGGCACGCACGAACTCCGTGGGTTCGCGGCATGAAGGCCTCACCATGTTCTGCGTCTCCGCGGGCACGCCCGGCATGGAGATCCGCGGCATCCCCACGATGGGCGGCAAGGAGGTCAACGACGTCTTCTTCACGGACTGCTTCCTGCCGGAGTCCTCCGTGGTCGGCCTCGTGGACCAGGCGTGGCCCCAGCTGATGGCGGGGCTCAACAGCGAGCGGCTCCTGCTCGCCGCGTCCATGCTGGGCCGGGGCCGGCGCGCGTTCGACGACGCCGTCGCCTACGTGAAGGAGCGCAAGCAGTTCGGCCGCGCCGTCGGCTCCTTCCAGGCGCTCAAGCACCGCATCGCGGACCTGGCCACGGAGCTGGATTGCTGCGAGCTGCTCGTCTACCGCGTGGCGGCCATGGCGGACGAGCACCCGGACCGGATGCTCCCCCGCGAGGCCTCCATGGCGAAGCTCAAGACGACGGAGACCGCCAAGCGCGTGGCCCTGGAGGGCATGCAGATGATGGGCGGCTACGGCTACGCCACCGAATACGACATGGAGTCGCACCTGCGCGCCACGGTCATCTCCACCGTCTACGGCGGCACCAGCGAAATCCAGCGCGACATCATCGGCAAGACCTTCGGACTCTAG